GGCAAGGCGGATAAGGGGGTTTGAGCCCGTTAAGGCAGCATTTGACCCGGGTCACCCTATTGGGGATTGAGGGGTTCGGATGGAGTGGTATAGTGGGGGCTTGGCGGTCGAGAGGAAGTGCGGTGCTCAGTTACTTTACAACATCTATGTTATTTGCTTAGCGCCGAGCTTAGTGCGTGGCGTTCCACATAAGTTGTGGAATTGATATGGATTCCAGGGCCATGCCATTCCCCCTTTCCCATTCTCCTCGCTTCCCCCGCCCCTCGTTCTGGAAGGACGCCCTGCTGTGGGTGCCTCCTTGGAGCTTGGAGCAGCTGGCAACTCTCTTGCTGGGGCTGCGAGGCACCCGGCCTCAGCCGTGGGTGGTAAGGGGGCGGGAAGTCCGTGTTGGGCTCCGGTCTTGGGGATTCCGGCTGGAACCCGCGCTGGAACCGGAACCCTGTCCTCCCCAGAGAGTAGTCTGAGAGGGTCTTCCAGCGAGGGCGGGGGGTATTTGGCCGCAATAGAAATGTTGGAAAGCCCACACCGACTAGGAACCCTCGCTTCCATTCATGTCTTGCTTTTCCGGCCCGCGATTTTCCTTTGAACATAAGGGGCTCCATCCTGGAGGGGATACAACTCTTGCAAACAGGATCCTCCGCACTCTCCTCCAGCGCCCATAGACGCAGAACATTCCCACAGGCCATGCACCCTTTGCGAGCTGGACACCCGGGCCTCAGACATCCCTGAGAAGCCTCCGGGCTGCTCGTTTTCACCGGAAACATAGGGTCACCCCTCAGTTTAAGTCGCTCTTTGGTTTTCCGCAACTCACCTGACCCCCCGAGCTCCCCTTCCCTGGCCTCGCTGCTGCCACCTACTGTCCGACCCGAACGAAACTTCACATGTGTGATCGAGCCCAGTTTAAAGGGGGGCAAAATCTTTTCTTCGTGGTGGCTGGGGAGCAGAGCTCAGAGGGTATGAgtgtgggctggggtgggaggaggggggcagCGGAAAGGTTTTTCGAGCTGGTGCCGGAGCAACCGAGCGTCAGAGGTGGGGTGGGTCTGGTCATTGTGCAACCCCTTCCAGTTCCTCCGAGCAGATAATAGCTGAATCCAGATGGTGACAGCCCGTGTGTCACCGTTTCCAGTTGAGTCTAGGATATGAGTAACCGGACTAAACAAAAGGCCCTTAAAGAGACCAGCCAGCTTCTTAGAGAAGATGCTACCCATGTCCCGAGTGAAAGTGAGGATGGGAGTTGGTGTGGGGGGGGAGATCAGTAAACAAatgaacccccccaccccccacccccccgagaGGATCCCGTATCCCTCCTGTGGGAATTTTAACTCAAGACTGCTTATACCTGAGTCACAGCCTCGGCAGGTTCCTTAGGGCTGTGTTGACAGTCTTGCGCTTGGAGTCATCTGTTCCTTCTGAGTAATGACAGAGCTGTACGTTCTCCAGCTGTATGTTCTTCCACTTGGAGGCTGCAGAGTCACCATGTCCTGTGCTCTCTCTGGTCTGCAGGAGGTCATGCATTTCCAGAGGCTGCTCCTGGAGATCCCAGGGGGACCTCTATCAGCCACTTTGCACAGCATTACCTGCCAACGAGAAAGGGCCACAGAGGGTGGGGACTTAGGAGCTTAGCTCTCTGGAGCCGGAAGGCCATACCTAGAAGACTTCTTTCAAACCATCCATATGGTAGCTCTTTGGAGATTTGCTAGCCCTAGATGCTACTGCTTTTGGGTGTTAGGAGTAGCCCAGGCTGCATCAGGTGGGGTTGCAGAGCTAACAGGGGTTGCAGGAGGTTGGGGTAAATGAATGGAGCCTCACTTTTAACCAAAGCCCAGAGATTGAGaactgcagcccagcccaggaTCTGGGAGGCAGCCTCTGCTTTTCTAGCCTCCTAAGTGAGTCCCCTTCTCTCTGCAGGTGTTTCCCATTAAACACTACCAGGACAGAATCCGGCCTTACATCCAGCTGCCCTCACACAGGAACATCACTGGCATTGTGGAAGTGATCCTTGGGGAAACCAAAGCCTATGTCTTCTTTGAGAGGGACTTTGGGGACATGCACTCCTACGTGCGCAGCCGGAAGAGGCTGCGGGAAGAGGAGGCTGCCCGGCTCTTCAAGCAGATCGTCTCTGCCGTTGCCCACTGCCACCAGTCAGCCATCGTGCTGGGGGACCTAAAGCTTAGGAAGTTTGTCTTCTCCACAGAGGAGAGGTGAGCGGCCTCCACAGCCTCTCCTGTGCCTTTTGACTCCAAAACGAGGGTGCAGGTCGAGCAGTTAGGTGCAGGGTGTTGGTTCAAAACAACACCAAGGGCTCAGTTGTCCCAGAGTTAGTCTTTAGAAATCCTCTCTCCAGAGGGGCCAAAGCCAAAGTTGGTTATTCTGCACCCTTGTGGACGTGGCCTGGGGACACCTTGGTGCATCTGTGGGATGTCACGTGAGGACAGGATGCCCTCCCCGCTTCCACCCCAGGATCAGGTTTATTCCCCATCGTTGTCAGAAAGGTCAGTTCTCCTGGGGTACAAATGTCAGTCTGCCCTTCACAACATCCATTCCTAGAGGATGTCTTCAAATCCTTGTTTATAcggagtggggttttttttcttgtttttttcccccctgtttatttatttatttattgcactTAGTAAGTATCACAGAGCTGGTCAGACTGTCGTAGTTGCAGAAACCTATCCCTTTCCTTCACACCACACTCCTATTATGAGTCAGGCTTGGCCcccaatattttctccccattctCCGGTGACTTTTTAGACGTCTTGTTTGGATGCATCTTCAGAAGATAGCCACAGTTGAATGAGAAATGGAAGCTGGCTAGAATTGGTTGCTAAATATAGATCATGGCTTACCTCATAAAGAACAAGATGAGCTCGATAAGACAATAATGTGACATTAAGATTCAGAGTTGAGGTTTCAGTTGAGAATTCAGGAAGCCACAGGAGATAAACCTTACCTGATTTTAAGAGGTGGGCCACATCCCTTGTGGAAAGATTAAAAGCAATACCATTGTAGAATTGCACAGGTGGGTGTGTGTTACTTCGTTGTAGGTATTCATGCAGGGCTCACCCCACCTGTGCTTTTTTTACCCTTGACTTCAGGTCCTATGAAAAAGCATAGGGTTGAGTTGCCAGAAAGCATGGCTTTGTGTCTGACCTTGCAAGAGTCATTGGCTCATACTGATtagcaaagaaaagcaaagtgtTGGTAATGAAGAAGTTTCCAATTCCTGGAACACTCTCCTTTGATATGGTGATGTATTTTCTGAAACACACCTTACACACCTCCTTGCTTACTGTTGAAATCTGCTATTGCACAGGCGAATGTCATGTGCGTGGAGTTTGGCAACCCGAGGGTTAAGCAATGACAGGCTGACGCTATTCGTGTAACCAGCACAGGTGCAGGGTTTTAGTACTACAGCAGCCAATCAGTGGCAGACAGTGTGGGTTGAGTCATATTTTCCGTTTACAGAACCAATGGGTATTTTACATAACTACGGGAGGGGGGGACGGGGGGGGAGGTCAGGCTGAGGACATACTGAAGTTAGCACATGTATACTACACTCCAGGGaacaggaaggcaggaagaagaagaaaaaaaaacaaaaaagaactagaCCTTTGAGAGGAAAAGGAATTGACCCAGTAGCCCGTAGCAAATATTTGCGTCTAACTTCGCAACGAGTGACTTACTGACACAGGGCTGTTTCAGAGAAGCTGGGGGGAGCATAAGTGACCACCATGTATTGGAGACTCCCCACATGGCTCTGGGCTTTGGGGGAGCCAAGATGCTTGAGTGGCTGGATCTGAACAAGGAGGCACCTGCAGCTTCATCAGAGAGCCTTAACTAAAGATGTGTCAAACCTTAGTTGTTACCTGAAGAGATAAACCCTTACCTGAGTAAATGAGCTCAGGTGTTGATGTGTCATCCTagggtgtgcgtgcgtgtgtgtgcgtgtgtgtgtgtgtgtgcatgtgcacacatacGAGGGCGTTTTAGGGCTCCTGCATCTTTCAAATCCACCAGctgcttttctttgtcctttctgtCCAGGCTAAGCATTCTTTGCAATTAAACATCccaataaatgtaattaacattCCATGTACGTTTCCCGTCATGGCCGTCATAGCTTGGGCTCAGGTGGACAGAATCCCCTCTGTGTGTATATATCGATGTGAACAGGAGTGCTAACAACCTGTGTGCAGTAACAGTGACCTTGGGCTCCGTGTTCTGTAATGTTCTGTAATGCCAAGCAACGGGTCCAAGTAGCCCTGGCAGTCAGTGGCATGATAAGAGATAAGATCCACTTGTAGGATGCCCAGGCTCTCCCTGAAGCAGTAGGATAAACTGCTCTTCCCTGATagcttttggagaaatgtcagcaTTCCCCTGAGACAGGCTCCCACTGCTGCAATGTGAACTTTGTAAATTGTGTAACCCTTATTAGGATATGTCTTATAAGCTGTAGCATAATGAATAGTATTTGGGGCTTTGCATCATACCCTCCACCCCAGGCTCTCTCTCAATACTTTGCTAATGTGTATTGCAGTTTGTATTGCTTTGTGAAATCCTGAGTCCTCCAGGGTGATGCAAGGCACTGCTAACTGGATGAAGGGGTAACTGGCATTCCTTGGGCCTTTGCGATGAGTACTTGTGGGCGCTATTATTGGGAAGACCTTGGTTTTCATAGTAGCTGGAAGTAATGGCTTGTTTCCTCTCTCCTACAGAACCCAGCTCAGACTGGAAAGTCTAGAAGATACACACATAATTAAGGGAGAAGATGATGCTTTGTCAGACAAACACGGCTGCCCAGCCTACGTGAGCCCCGAGATTCTCAACACCACAGGGACCTACTCCGGAAAGGCGGCGGACGTTTGGAGCCTCGGGGTGATGCTCTACACCCTTTTGGTGGGACGCTACCCCTTCCATGACTCAGACCCCAGTGCCCTTTTCTCCAAAATCCGACGTGGACAGTTCTGCATTCCTGACCACATTTCCCCCAAAGCCAGGTGCCTCATTCGCAGCCTTCTGAGACGGGAGCCTTCAGAAAGACTCACTGCTCCAGAGATCTTACTCCATCCCTGGTTCGAGTCTGTCTTGGAGCCTGGGTACGTCGACTCAGAAATAGGAACTTCCGACCAGATTGTTCCAGAGTACCAGGAGGACAGTGACATCAGTTCCTTCTTCTGCTAATCCCCAAACCTCAGAAACCTCATAATTCTCACACATGGCATTTCCATTTCTAAAGATGGACAGGCCTTTCCTGCAGAGCTGTTTCCCTTAGTGAACCTTTGCCAGCTGTCCCTGTGTCAGATATGGGGGTTCCGCATCTTTTACAGGTGGCAAGGAGTATGGATATCCTGCAGCATGTGAGCAAGTGAAATGAACATTCTAAAGGGAGAGGAAATGAATCGCACAATGGCATTTTGGGCAATAACCATATTTTTAACAGGGTGACAAATAATTTGGGCCAATAAACCTGCCATCTTCGAACTTGTCTTTGGTAGCCAGACTTTTGCTACCCTAGCTTCTCTGATCGGAAAGTTGTTTTTTCTGGTTTGGTTTAACACTCAccctttcttcatctttttgGAGCAGACTGTTTCAGGGGCATAGGAGCCTGCCTGAACCACGAACCCAGAATTTCTCCTCCATTTCCTGCCAAGACCTCATTTGCACTAATGCCTTCTTTCTGACCTTGAAATGCGCCCTCCCATCCCTTCACTATAAAAGCACTTACCAGCTAACTGTGGAAAAGTATCATAAAAGATTCAAACTCCTGGCTATTTTAGAACTCTGAGCTCAGACAGAGAGACTGGAGACTTTTAACAAGAATTTGAGCACTTGGAAACCATTAGCTTTCTTGGTTCCCCTCAAATATGTTAGCATTTATcctttacttttttccccaagaCCATCTCAGGGTGGAGCATTTTGTCTAGGAGGAGAAAGATAAGAAggctctccactccctctcccaaGAGCAAATGTTAAACATCTTAGTGCTTCAGAGAAAGTGAATTTTGGATAGTCTTAGACGGTTCTCGGACTAACTTCCAGAATTATACTTTAACCACTGCCATGGGTATGGTCTGCAGTTTTGCATGACAGGTTGTGAATATTTCGGATGTGGTGTGGTTTATGAATACATCTGCATCATCAGTATCTGGGATGAAATAGCAAGCCCCAAATCTTTAAACTTGAAAGGGACGTTAAAAGTCATCTGGTCCAACTTCTTTCGTTTCTCTGCCACCTCCCAATGCAGAAATCCGCCCCCCCGACACACAGCTTCTTTCACAGGTTGGGTCTGCAACCTCTTTTTGAATGCTTCCAGAGATGGGAACTCACTACCTACAAAAGATAGAGCTTAACAAAGAAACTGCAacttgcattaaaaaaacaagtacAGATGAAATATCAGTAAATAGACAGTACTGAAATCAGGTGATTAAACGGGTAAACCAAACATACTGTATTTTGAgaaatggcacaaaaacaggcagtcACTTTTAAGGGCTACGCCTAGGCAAACTACTAACATGCATTGTGAGAATACCGTGTATACCTCACGTACTGTGTACTTTGTACATATAGTGTACCTTTTATACATATGTccgatttttttgttgttgttttggctcTGACGCTTGTTCTGTTGTCTGTGTCTGTCTGAATAACCTGCGTGTCTAAGGCCACGTGAAATGTGAATGATCATTGGCAATATTACCTTGACAGAATCATGGGACTTGGAGAAGAGGGAGGACAGAAGCCTCTGTCCCACTAACGTTCTTGTGGTTGCTTGAATGTTGTATCTGTGATACATGACCCGGCTGAGGACTCTGGGCTGGCTGGGGCTTTGAAACACTAGATCCTTcctgtacatgtgtatatatgtgagaCGGCTGTTTCTGACTTgtagagaaattttaataaatctgGTTTCGTAAATGGGTGCAGTGACTTTCTTTGGAGTCCAGTCCGCCACTGCCTGGTGCACTTTCACACCGAGGCTGCAAAGGTCTCTGGCATCAGGGCCTGGGATCTcgaggaggagatggagaagtAAACAGATGATGATTATTATGTGTGACCTTTGACAACTGAGCCCATTCACTTTTTCCATTGAAGTGAGCAAATTCATTTTGATGGGTGAAACCAATTTGGTGAATCAGGTTGGTGAGGGCTATGGGTTGAATTTAGAGTCGAGAAACATTTCGAGAGGAGCATACATAAAAAAGCCTTGAGTTGTAAGAGTCCCTCTGACTTATGGTCCTTTTTAGTTCAGGGACCCTTGAGAATTTGATGAAAATCGTGGACACTTCTCAGAAAAATGTACATGTGTATCCAACAGAATTTTGTTGTAATTTCAGAGGTCCACATACATCCCTGAAGGCATCACAGGACTTCTGATGAGAACCAACCTCCCCCCTTACCTCCCCCATTAGACTTAATTAAAATGGCTGAGGCTCTTCCATGTTTCCTGTAAGTGTGAAAATGGAACTAAAggatggaaaactgaaagcaacattattttgaattacaaaggcagagaaagaaaggattTTGATTTGATTAGGTGTATAGCCTCACTATCATATCAGAATTTATTCTATATGAAGTCAGTTAGCatccagagtgattttttttttttttttttttttttttgcggtacgcgggcctctcactgctgtggcctcttccgttgcggagcacaggctccggacgcgcaggctcagcggccatggctcacgggcccagccgctccgtggcatgtgggatcttcccggatcggggcacgaacccgtgtcccctgcatcggcaggtggactctcaaccactgcgccaccagggatgccccagagtgatttttaaaaaaatattttcattgtaagtgtaacaaatatatagaaaaatgcaCGTAGAAGTGTGTGGCTCTGAATTTTCACGAAACAAACACACTGGCCTAACCTACAGTCAGGGCAAGGAAACAAAACACTGCCAGGACCCCAGGAGCCCCCTCCTACCCGTTTCAGTCCCTACCTGACACCTCCTCCAAGGGTTACTACCATGGGACAGAATTTTAACTCTAAGTTCTAATGGTAAAAGTTAGAATGAGGATTAAGTCATCACTCTGGGCTTAAATGAAAAGGCATACAGAGATTACAGGTGACACAGTTGCCCTTTCTAGGACTTAGGCTGAGATCACTCAGGAAAGAGACCTATGACACCAAAGTAAGTGCAACTCAGGCCTCGTGACCCAGGAACTTAAGAAACGGAAAAAGCACAAAGCAACACAAGGAATGGTCAGATGCCTGAGTAGCTAAGAGACTAGGAAGCTGGGAGTTGATCTAGGGCCATTCCACGAAGAAGACCCTTAAACCCCAAAGTTCCTGGGTCCTCAGAACATACACTGCAATTTCTCCCTGCCCTGATGAACCCAGGCGAGGCTCTGCACAACTCCTAGGGCACACAGAAGGCTAATACTTTGGACTTCACAGAACTTTTTAATCTAAGGATTTCAAAATACTTTGCAAGCAATTAAGGTTACAGCACCTTTTTGTACTGTCGTTGCATGAACAAAGTGGAGAGAAATATGGGTCAGGATTAGCTGGGGTGACACGTGATGCCACAAATCCATAAATTTAATCTCTTCAAAGGTTGGAACAAATCTGGGGCAATCACAACCAGTTACATTATAGAAGGTTGGAAGGAGAGTGTACCAGTACTGGTTAAAAGGCTgatcacttttattttctcttgtaccCTCAACATAAATCATTCAAGTAACATATCAATGACTGTTTATTCATATTGTACTTTCTAGaagttttcactctttttctcctcttttccttctccctctccttctctctctccttttatatTCACAGCAGCCAAGTGAAATAGGCAAGTCAAATATTATTTGCtccatttgatagatgagaaaacaggctcgAATGTCTTTCAGGAGCTACTTAGAAGTAAGCAGCTCAGGGCTGGGACATAAACTCAGGTCTTTTACTCCTTGTCTAATGTTGCGGCTATGTCTGCACACGGCTGTTTAACTTCTTCTGGTAAGAATGACGACTGGAGAAGACGGTTCAAGACAAATACAGATACTGAGATTTTAGCCCCCTCAAGGTCTTCACAGTGATTCAGTACCTCAGTTATAAAGGTGGGAGCATTACTGAAGATGAGAGATATCCattattcaaaaaacatttactgttcacctaccatgtgccaggcactgcggtAGACCCTTGGGAAACAGAGACCAAGACTCAGTCATAGCTCAGTGAATAGAAAGCTCCATGAAGTTGGGGACTGTGACCATCTTTGTCACCCCTGGCTCTCAGCACTCAGCTCAGTGCCTATCACAGGAAGGTGTCCAATACCAacatggatggatgagtgggtgggtgagtggatgagcgaatggatgagtgggtgggtgggtggatgagtggatggacgagtgggtgggtgagtggacgagtgggtgggtgggtggatgagtggatggacgagtgggtgggtgagtggatggacgagtgggtggatggatgtgtggatggataaatggaggGATGTCCTCCAGCAGCTCAGAGCCTAATGGGCCTCCAAGTCAGAGAgccgagagcacagaagctgGGATCTTGTGACTGGGGTCTCTTCCTAGCTCTGAAGCTCTTCCACTATTTGACCTTGAATGAGCAGATCTGCCTCTCTGGCTCTCATTTGCTCATCTTTAAACAGGAGTGATACCCTTTGACTTCTTCGGCCTCTTCAGTTGGTATTCTGTGAAAAGAGACTGATTCTGTGAAAACAGGGCCTACGATAATCTTCGTCAGAGGGACCATCGGAATAGCTTTATGCTTCCTTTTAAAACTAGTCACAGGCAGCGTGAAATTAGAATGAACATTTCATACTGGATGAGAAAAAGCATTGTAGCAATGAAGATTATGGAACTGACTTTTCAATATGACTTTGGctcccctccaaaaaaagaaaagaggagtaGGATCTCACTACCAACCCCTGGGAACTGCCCATATGAGATTTCAGTGGATTCTTAAAGACCCCAGGAGCAGTCAATGACTTACGGTTCCTAGAAGaggtaggaaaagaggaagatggTCTCTTTCACGAATATCCCACCTCAGTCCTGCTTATGCTTGACAGTACGCGTCTCATTTTATCTTCTCAGCAACCCTGTGAAGTGAATGATTTGTTCCCATTTAGCAGATACGGTTGCCGAGAACTACAGGCTGAACAGTGTGTCCAAATTCATGCAGTGGGTGgatgggactcaaacccaggcctgTTTGACTCCAgatcttt
The sequence above is a segment of the Globicephala melas chromosome 17, mGloMel1.2, whole genome shotgun sequence genome. Coding sequences within it:
- the TRIB1 gene encoding tribbles homolog 1 translates to MRVGPVRSAMSGVSQPRAPALLLPVGRGAPAKRLLDADDAAAVAAKCPRLSECSSPPDYLSPPGSPCSPQPPPAAPGAGGGSGSAPGPSRIADYLLLPLAEREHVSRALCLHTGRELRCKVFPIKHYQDRIRPYIQLPSHRNITGIVEVILGETKAYVFFERDFGDMHSYVRSRKRLREEEAARLFKQIVSAVAHCHQSAIVLGDLKLRKFVFSTEERTQLRLESLEDTHIIKGEDDALSDKHGCPAYVSPEILNTTGTYSGKAADVWSLGVMLYTLLVGRYPFHDSDPSALFSKIRRGQFCIPDHISPKARCLIRSLLRREPSERLTAPEILLHPWFESVLEPGYVDSEIGTSDQIVPEYQEDSDISSFFC